The following is a genomic window from candidate division TA06 bacterium.
GATGACATCTTGGCCGATAGGTAAATAGTTGCCACTGAAAAAGATCCTTTTCCCACCGAAACAAGCGAAAAACAGGGAGAACTAAATAAATATCTGATTGCCAATAAAACGGGCCGTTTATACGGCCCGTTTTCTAATGTCTTGAAATAAAGGAGGTTTTAGAGTAAAATATCGTAGATTTTTCACTCCTATAAAACATTTTACCAGCCAAAGAAATTTCAGAAAATGCCAAACCAAAGCCTCCAAACAAATATTATAAAACAAGCCGAGCAAGCCCGCAATATAAAACTTGAACCGATGCAGGCTCAACAACTTGAACAATACGCCCGGTTGGTTTTGGAGTGGAATCAAAAAATAAATCTGATCTCCCGCCGGAACGCGGAAAGAACCGTGGCCGGCCACATCACAGATTCGCTGGCCGCCCTATCCCTGCTGGACGAAGCCGCGAGATACTGCCCGTCCCCACTCAATGTCATGGACTTGGGCCCGGGCGGCGGATTCCCAGGGTTCCCCCTAAAGATCTGCCGGCCCGGAATTTATTTGACCTGTGTAGAAGCCACCCGGAAAAAAGCCAAGTTTTTGGAACTGGCGGCCAGGGAGTTGGGTTTGCAAAACGTGAAGGTGGTTCCGCAGCACTCGCAGGAGCTTGTAAAGGATACGGCACATCTCCATAAATACGATATCGTACTGTGCCGGGCGGTGGCGGCCTTGAAAGAGCTGGTTCCCGCAGCGGCTTTCTTTTTAAAGGCCGGCGGAAAGCTTTTGGCCCATAAATCCCAAAAGGCAGAGCAGGAAATAAAGGAAGCTGGAAAAGCGATGGATAAGAACCACCTGCGAATGATATTTTTCAAAGAATATACTATTGACGGAAAAGCCCGGCAAATAATTGAGCTGGAAAAACAAAAACCGTGAACAAAAACAATTATTCCCGATTGGTCATCTTCGACATCGACGGCACCCTGGTGCACTGCGGGCCCACGCCCAGAAGGGTCTTCAAGCAAGCGCTGCTGGAGGTCTTCGGCACGGCCGGCCCGATAGACGGCTGGGTTTTTGACGGCAAGACCGATCCTCAAATCGTGCGGGAGTTGATGACCGAAGCCGGGGTGGAACATAACCGTGAAACGGTGGAAAGGGCATTGAACATATACGTAACGGGTCTGCAAACAGAATTGCCAAAGGCGCCGGACAGAGCAGTCTATCCAGGAGTGCGGGCACTTTTGGAGGAACTTGTCAAACAATCGGTACTGCTGGGTTTGCTGACTGGCAACATCAAAAAGGGCGCCCGGGCCAAACTGGAGTCGCTTGACCTCTGGGAATATTTTGCCTTCGGGGCTTTTGCCGACGACTCGGCCGTCCGGAAAGAGCTGGCGGACATCGCGGTCCAGAGGGCCTTTGAGCTATCGGGCCAGAAATTCACAGGAAAGCAGATCGTTATCA
Proteins encoded in this region:
- the rsmG gene encoding 16S rRNA (guanine(527)-N(7))-methyltransferase RsmG, with the translated sequence MPNQSLQTNIIKQAEQARNIKLEPMQAQQLEQYARLVLEWNQKINLISRRNAERTVAGHITDSLAALSLLDEAARYCPSPLNVMDLGPGGGFPGFPLKICRPGIYLTCVEATRKKAKFLELAARELGLQNVKVVPQHSQELVKDTAHLHKYDIVLCRAVAALKELVPAAAFFLKAGGKLLAHKSQKAEQEIKEAGKAMDKNHLRMIFFKEYTIDGKARQIIELEKQKP
- a CDS encoding HAD hydrolase-like protein; this translates as MNKNNYSRLVIFDIDGTLVHCGPTPRRVFKQALLEVFGTAGPIDGWVFDGKTDPQIVRELMTEAGVEHNRETVERALNIYVTGLQTELPKAPDRAVYPGVRALLEELVKQSVLLGLLTGNIKKGARAKLESLDLWEYFAFGAFADDSAVRKELADIAVQRAFELSGQKFTGKQIVIIGDTEHDTKCGRHLGVKAIGVGTGRSSAAELLEQGADFAFADFSDHQEVARTILL